From Streptomyces sp. SCSIO 75703:
ATCGAGCTGGACGTCACCAACGACGAGCACCTCGCGCGCCTGGCCGACGTCGTCGGCGAGGAGCTGGGCGGTCTCGACGGCGTCGTGCACTCCATCGGCTTCGCGCCGCAGGACGCGCTCGGCGGCAACTTCCTCAACACGCCGTTCGAGTCGGTCGCCACGGCCATGCACGTCTCGGCGTACTCCCTGAAGTCGCTGACCATGGCCTGCCTGCCGCTGATGCAGAACGGCGGCTCGGTCGTCGGCCTGACCTTCGACGCCCAGTTCGCCTGGCCGCAGTACGACTGGATGGGCCCGGCCAAGGCCGCCCTGGAGGCCACCAGCCGCTACATGGCCCGCGACCTCGGCAAGCAGAACATCCGCTGCAACCTCGTCTCCGCCGGCCCGCTCGGCTCGATGGCCGCCAAGTCCATCCCGGGCTTCGGCGAGCTGGCCTCGGTGTGGGACACCCGCTCCCCCCTGGAGTGGGACCTGAAGGACCCGGAGCCGGCCGGCCGCGGTGTCGTCGCCCTGCTGAGCGACTGGTTCCCGAAGACGACGGGCGAGATCGTCCACGTCGACGGCGGTCTGCACGCCATCGGCGCCTGACCGGTCCGGCGCCGTCGGCGCCCTCACCGCTCCGCCTCACGGGGCCCGCGTCCGACCGGACGCGGGCCCTCGGCGTTCACCCGGCCGACCGGCGGGGGCGGCCGGGTCGCCTCGGCCTCCCCCCGCGGCCGTCCGGAGACCGCCTGAGGCCGTCCGGAGAGTGCCCGCGGCCGTCCGGAGACCAACGCCCGGAGCCTGCCCGCGGCCCGGCGGAGGGCGTGCGCGGCCATCCGAAGGGGCGTGGGGCGCCGGCCGTTCACCCGGCCGGCCCAGCCGGCCGGGCGGGCGGGGCGCGTCCGGCGCAGGCTGGAGACCGGATTCCCCCCGCGCTTCCCTCCCCAGCCTGGCCGAGGAGGTCCCCTTGTGCGGCTTTCCCCACCGCCCGGCCTCAGCGGCCCTCGCCGTCGCCTGCCTCGCGGTCCTGTCGCACCCCGTGCACGCCGCCCCCGCGTACGCCGCCCCCGTACACCGCGCGACCCCCGCACGCCCC
This genomic window contains:
- the fabI gene encoding enoyl-ACP reductase FabI, yielding MSGILEGKRILITGVLTESSIAFHTAKLAQEQGAEIILTAFPRPTLTERIAKKLPKPAKVIELDVTNDEHLARLADVVGEELGGLDGVVHSIGFAPQDALGGNFLNTPFESVATAMHVSAYSLKSLTMACLPLMQNGGSVVGLTFDAQFAWPQYDWMGPAKAALEATSRYMARDLGKQNIRCNLVSAGPLGSMAAKSIPGFGELASVWDTRSPLEWDLKDPEPAGRGVVALLSDWFPKTTGEIVHVDGGLHAIGA